A stretch of Cyanobacterium sp. HL-69 DNA encodes these proteins:
- the holB gene encoding DNA polymerase III delta' subunit HolB, translated as MKPLAKLIGQPLAVELLERAIAINRIAPAYLFVGAKGVGKGYGARCFAEMLMIRPEDDYAAMVQKIQAGNHPDFLWVEPTYTEKGELITASQAQEQGLKRKNAPQIRIEQIRAISEFLGRPPLKAPRSVVVIEDTELMAESAGNALLKTLEEPGRATIILIAPSVDAILSTLVSRCQMIPFSRLSEDDLAYVLQRQNAADVLEYPQLVKLAQGSPGKAMGDRTKLLEIPSDLLSRLSQLPLGAIEGFHLAKEISDSLELETQLWLADYLQCLYWDKQRNKEIVEGLEKVKRALKSYVQPRLVWDCFYLHCIT; from the coding sequence ATGAAACCCCTTGCAAAATTAATTGGACAACCTTTAGCTGTAGAATTGTTAGAAAGGGCGATCGCCATTAATCGTATTGCCCCTGCTTACTTGTTTGTAGGGGCGAAGGGTGTAGGTAAAGGATATGGGGCGAGGTGTTTTGCGGAGATGCTGATGATTCGCCCCGAAGATGATTATGCCGCCATGGTGCAAAAAATACAGGCAGGAAACCACCCCGATTTCCTTTGGGTAGAGCCTACATACACCGAAAAAGGTGAACTTATTACCGCCTCCCAAGCTCAGGAGCAGGGTTTAAAAAGAAAAAATGCTCCACAAATCAGAATTGAGCAAATAAGGGCGATCAGTGAGTTTTTAGGTCGTCCCCCTCTCAAAGCCCCTCGCTCGGTGGTGGTAATCGAGGATACGGAATTGATGGCAGAGTCGGCGGGGAATGCTTTATTAAAAACCCTTGAGGAGCCGGGGAGAGCTACCATTATCTTAATAGCCCCCAGTGTGGATGCCATTCTTTCTACCCTTGTATCCCGTTGTCAGATGATTCCTTTTTCTCGCCTCAGTGAGGATGATTTGGCTTATGTATTGCAGAGGCAAAATGCGGCGGATGTGTTGGAATATCCTCAGTTAGTAAAGTTGGCTCAAGGCTCTCCGGGGAAAGCGATGGGCGATCGCACTAAGCTGTTAGAAATACCATCAGATCTACTTTCTAGGTTATCACAATTACCCTTAGGGGCGATTGAGGGATTTCATCTGGCCAAGGAAATTAGTGACAGTTTGGAATTAGAAACTCAGCTATGGTTAGCGGACTATCTACAATGTCTTTACTGGGATAAACAACGGAATAAAGAAATAGTAGAAGGGTTAGAAAAGGTTAAAAGAGCGCTGAAAAGTTATGTACAACCTCGCCTTGTGTGGGATTGTTTCTATTTACATTGTATTACTTAA
- a CDS encoding PEP-CTERM/exosortase system N-acyl amino acid synthase: MDGIGLGEHFFKYFDIFVANTQELKEEVFRIRYQVYCQELGYEPVENFPDFMEKDSYDNRSIHCILQHKSTGIYAGCVRLVLSNTNDIDHRFPFESICHNHTFDFENISRTNVAEISRLAVISQFRKRSGEQNTPSGLIVFENRSKEEIREQRRRSSVIALGLYLAATSLGMDLGLSHAVTLMEPRLARHLRMSGLIARPIGTVVDFHGKRGPYTLERQEVLNGFSENTEIYCLFKKIQATIKDNICYQFCSA, from the coding sequence ATGGACGGCATTGGCTTAGGAGAACATTTTTTTAAGTATTTTGATATATTTGTAGCAAATACCCAAGAATTAAAAGAAGAAGTATTCAGAATTAGGTATCAAGTATATTGTCAAGAACTTGGCTATGAACCCGTAGAAAATTTTCCTGATTTTATGGAAAAAGATTCTTACGATAATCGCTCTATTCATTGTATTTTGCAACATAAATCAACGGGAATTTATGCAGGATGTGTACGTCTGGTTTTATCTAATACCAATGATATAGATCATCGTTTTCCTTTTGAAAGTATTTGTCATAACCATACCTTTGATTTTGAAAATATATCGAGGACAAATGTTGCTGAGATTTCTCGACTAGCAGTAATCTCCCAATTTAGAAAAAGGTCAGGGGAACAAAATACCCCCAGTGGTTTAATTGTTTTTGAAAATAGAAGTAAAGAAGAGATTAGAGAGCAAAGACGACGTTCTTCCGTAATCGCTTTAGGACTTTACTTAGCCGCCACAAGCCTTGGCATGGACTTGGGGCTTAGTCATGCTGTCACCTTAATGGAACCTCGACTGGCTAGGCATTTACGCATGAGTGGCTTAATTGCTCGTCCCATTGGTACTGTTGTTGACTTTCATGGTAAAAGAGGTCCATACACCCTGGAAAGACAAGAAGTTTTGAATGGCTTCAGTGAAAATACGGAGATTTATTGTTTATTTAAAAAAATACAAGCTACTATAAAAGACAATATCTGTTATCAGTTTTGTTCAGCTTAA
- the recQ-2 gene encoding ATP-dependent DNA helicase RecQ, with product MSSLTESLKKYFGYDSFRPGQEKIVQDAITHKDLLVIMPTGGGKSLCFQLPALLKQGITIVISPLISLMQDQVTALQDNGIGATYINSTLNYEETRIRQRDILAGKIKLLYLAPERLVSDTFQPFLDTVVQKIGISAFAIDEAHCISEWGHDFRQEYRQMKYLRSQYPRVPIIALTATATVRVQRDIIQQLNLRNPQIHRFSFNRQNLYYEVQPKETRAYNQLLHIIRSHQGSGIVYCISRKSTEEIAERLARDGVSALPYHAGLSDKVRSQYQTRFIRDDVRIMVATVAFGMGINKPDVRLVVHYDLPRNIESYYQESGRAGRDGEKASCILLYSRGDKQKINYFIRQKTNPQEQKIAYAQLAKVIEYADTNYCRRIPQLSYFGEKFKGNCGNCDNCLNPKPIEDWTIEAQKFLSCVYRTNQRFGTKHIIDVLRGSRDKRIYEYGHHLLSTYGIGKDHTTDEWKNLATSLVYQGLVRQTSDGYNILKINDQSKKILKGETKVYVAVKGKAVKKASRDLNSQAVEVEILLNQLKTLRKKLADLENIAPYVVFHDSTLKVMAQMQPDTTAKFAQLSGVNDYKLHKYGDIFISEIRTFIQQKQLPFQLPTNTQMKTLQLYQQGLGIADIAKERGLSVTSIVSHLSELIELNQPVIVNDFVKTEKQKVILDILKKVGNQKLKEIKQHLPDEYTYDEIKLVRAWFKRMENG from the coding sequence ATGTCTTCACTCACAGAGTCTCTAAAAAAATACTTCGGTTATGACAGTTTTCGCCCAGGGCAGGAAAAAATTGTCCAAGATGCGATCACCCATAAAGACCTTTTAGTTATCATGCCCACGGGGGGCGGAAAATCGCTCTGTTTTCAGCTTCCTGCCCTCTTGAAGCAGGGTATAACCATCGTCATATCCCCCCTCATATCCTTGATGCAAGACCAAGTCACAGCCCTACAAGACAACGGCATCGGGGCAACCTACATCAACAGCACCCTCAATTATGAAGAAACCAGAATCCGTCAAAGGGACATTTTAGCAGGAAAAATCAAACTCCTTTACCTCGCCCCCGAAAGGCTTGTTAGCGATACATTTCAACCTTTTTTAGACACAGTAGTTCAAAAAATAGGTATCTCCGCCTTTGCCATCGATGAAGCCCATTGTATCTCTGAATGGGGTCATGATTTTCGCCAAGAATATCGTCAGATGAAATACTTGCGTAGCCAATATCCCCGAGTGCCAATCATTGCCCTCACCGCTACCGCCACAGTTAGGGTACAACGGGATATAATTCAACAGCTAAACCTGCGCAATCCTCAAATTCATCGCTTCAGTTTCAACCGTCAAAACCTTTACTACGAAGTACAGCCAAAAGAAACCCGTGCTTATAACCAACTACTCCATATTATCCGTTCTCACCAAGGTTCTGGTATAGTTTATTGTATCAGTCGCAAAAGTACCGAAGAAATAGCCGAAAGACTCGCCAGAGATGGGGTTAGCGCCCTTCCTTACCATGCTGGATTAAGTGATAAAGTGCGATCGCAATATCAAACCCGCTTCATCCGAGACGATGTCCGCATCATGGTAGCTACTGTTGCCTTTGGTATGGGTATCAACAAACCCGATGTCCGTTTAGTAGTGCATTACGACTTACCCCGCAACATAGAAAGCTACTATCAAGAATCAGGCAGGGCAGGGAGAGACGGCGAAAAAGCCAGTTGTATTCTTTTATATAGCCGTGGTGATAAACAAAAAATAAACTACTTTATCAGACAAAAAACCAACCCCCAAGAGCAAAAAATTGCCTATGCCCAACTAGCCAAAGTCATTGAATATGCAGACACAAACTATTGTCGGCGCATCCCCCAACTAAGTTATTTTGGTGAAAAATTTAAAGGTAATTGTGGTAACTGTGATAACTGTCTAAATCCAAAACCCATAGAAGATTGGACTATTGAAGCCCAAAAGTTTTTATCCTGTGTTTATCGCACTAATCAACGGTTTGGAACTAAACATATCATAGACGTTTTGAGAGGTTCCAGGGATAAAAGAATTTATGAATATGGACACCATTTATTATCCACTTATGGTATAGGAAAAGATCATACCACCGATGAATGGAAAAATCTTGCCACCTCCCTCGTTTATCAAGGGTTAGTAAGACAAACTAGCGATGGATATAATATTCTTAAAATAAACGATCAAAGTAAGAAAATATTAAAAGGAGAAACAAAAGTATATGTTGCCGTTAAAGGCAAAGCCGTAAAAAAAGCATCGAGAGATTTAAACTCCCAAGCCGTAGAAGTAGAAATTTTACTCAATCAACTCAAAACATTACGTAAAAAATTAGCAGATTTAGAAAATATTGCTCCCTATGTCGTTTTTCACGATTCAACCCTCAAAGTAATGGCACAAATGCAACCCGACACCACCGCAAAATTTGCCCAACTTTCGGGGGTAAACGACTATAAATTGCATAAATATGGCGATATATTTATCTCAGAAATTAGAACATTTATCCAGCAAAAACAATTACCTTTCCAACTGCCTACCAATACCCAAATGAAAACCCTACAACTATATCAACAAGGGCTAGGTATTGCTGACATCGCCAAAGAAAGGGGTTTATCTGTTACTAGCATTGTCTCCCATCTCAGTGAATTAATAGAATTGAATCAACCTGTTATAGTTAATGATTTTGTTAAAACAGAGAAACAAAAGGTTATCCTAGATATCCTCAAGAAAGTAGGTAATCAGAAGTTAAAAGAAATTAAACAACATTTACCTGATGAATATACTTATGATGAGATTAAATTGGTTAGGGCATGGTTTAAAAGAATGGAGAATGGATAA
- a CDS encoding PEP-CTERM/exosortase system N-acyl amino acid synthase produces MSLNIKAIKPNQPLLLDHRFVYSSQQFDICIANTPKLREEVFRIRYQVYCQELKYEPLSKFPDKLEQDAYDSCSIHLLLRYKPKNIYIGCVRLVLSSDGFQQRFPFERICDEHFLDFNCIPRSYFGEVSRLAVLSHFRQWNQKQTIYSGDFNQYDNKFTRRSLSIIPLTLYLAVTSIVSDLNLQYAISLMEPRLSRQLKLYGLNSYFCGEIMEFKGKRRLFLLNTSEAINNISKDIYLYNLFQRIQANIKMDDCTNILNGEFYG; encoded by the coding sequence ATGAGTCTAAATATAAAAGCTATAAAGCCAAATCAACCTCTATTATTAGATCATAGATTCGTATATAGTTCTCAACAATTTGATATTTGCATTGCAAATACACCTAAACTGAGAGAAGAAGTGTTCCGTATTCGTTATCAAGTTTACTGCCAAGAATTAAAGTATGAACCCCTAAGTAAATTTCCTGATAAATTAGAACAAGATGCTTATGACTCCTGTTCAATCCATTTATTACTTAGGTATAAACCCAAAAACATTTACATTGGTTGTGTGCGCTTGGTTCTGTCTTCAGATGGTTTTCAGCAACGATTTCCCTTTGAACGCATTTGTGATGAACACTTTCTTGACTTTAACTGTATTCCTAGATCTTATTTTGGAGAAGTTTCCCGTTTAGCCGTACTTAGTCATTTTCGCCAGTGGAACCAAAAACAAACTATTTATTCTGGTGACTTTAATCAGTATGATAATAAATTTACTAGGCGCAGTTTATCAATTATTCCTCTCACACTTTATTTAGCTGTGACGAGTATTGTTTCTGATTTGAATTTGCAATATGCCATTAGTCTTATGGAGCCAAGATTATCTCGTCAGTTAAAATTGTATGGCTTAAATTCTTATTTTTGTGGAGAAATTATGGAGTTTAAAGGAAAAAGAAGACTTTTTCTATTAAATACTTCCGAAGCAATTAATAACATTAGCAAAGATATTTATCTTTATAATTTATTTCAAAGAATACAAGCTAATATAAAAATGGATGATTGCACTAATATTTTAAATGGAGAATTTTATGGATAA